Within Pangasianodon hypophthalmus isolate fPanHyp1 chromosome 11, fPanHyp1.pri, whole genome shotgun sequence, the genomic segment AATCCCGCCTCTTGTTTTCGTGCGAGCTCTCGGCctgaatggacaaaatgatGGCGTTACTGACTAATTATAAAGTAAGGAAACAACTCACCCGCTTAGATATCACTGCTTTGTGTCAcgtcaaaaatgaaaacttgaaatGGCCTGAAAACGTGATGACTGTTAGTTTTAGTGAGCATTcagcttgatgaaatgaaagcaatatctttgtgtctctgtttgtgtttacagagctttTATGACGATGACCCGAAAATAAGCTGAACAtcagttcacaaataaaaaaatattactaacactttacagtaaggtgtcatttgttaacattagttaatgtgttaactaatatgaacaaacaaatgaacatttattacagtatttattcatttttgttaacgttagttaataaaaaatacagttgtTCATTGTTAGTTCACagtgcattaactaatgttaacaaacacgttggattttaataatgcattagtaaatgttgaaaataatattaaataagattaataaatgatgtAGAAGTATTGTTCATTCttagttcatgttaactaaagtagttaactaatgttaactaatgaaaCCTTATCGTAAAGTGTTTCCAAAATATTGTTCAAACTGTTACTGCAATAATCGttactttagttattattttggaataaatgtaaaaatgcacaaaaacactatgaaatgtataattagtattaaaaataaaatacaaaatagaattatatttgttctcaaaaattatatatgtaatgttatatatatatatatatatatatatatatatatatatatatatatatatatagatgtgtgtgtgtgtgtgcgtgtgtgtgaagccCTGAATGTTTTGGCCTTATTCCCAGatccagggttttttttaaaccctagAAATGCCCCGGCCATGGACCCTCCATGTCTGTGCCATTACCTAAGAAAATCTGTTAACAAAAGCCTTGACCAAATAAACAGGTTCTCAGGCTAGACTTACGACTGACCCCCCGGAACATACTAAAAGCTTCCTGTTTCAGTTGTATTATATTGCTTTCCAGCTACTTAGCTCTTGGTTTCTCTTCAACTCTGGGTTTCTGGGAAATTCTCCAATCTGTATCCAATCTGTAGCCTACTGAACACATCATATGATAATAATCAAAGCATTAATGAAAGGAGTTTCTAAATTATGGTGGTTAATCAGCAACTGTGgattagcaaataaaaagagTAAATTCTAGCCATTTTGGAAAAGTAActtaaaacagcagaaaaaaagaatttcctGTCCTGGGTTATTTTTGATCATATGAATTGaatataaacataacataacatttgataaggtattgattaaaaaagttcaattttactaattaaaatatccaatattaatatgtaatcaTGTGATCATGTTATTTCAAGTTCAAGAACTTTTTTCTTAcaaaagcttttctttttaacaagCTTTCTTATAAAATTCTTATGCTgcagtagaaaataaaaaataaataacaaataaaacaacagcaatGTTTAACAAAAAGTTGTCATGGATGTATTTTGCATGATCCTTCACAGACGCTATATAGACTTACTTGAGGTGTGCGAACAGTGGGAACCTAACTGCTTCAAAGCATGCTTACTTAATAGTCTAAAAAGTTAACCTAATCAgaaggaagtgttatggcacaTGTGTCAAACACAAAGCCCTTGACCAGAAACCAGAACataaccagaaattaattttggACTAATGAGGaactatacaaaataaaatcaagattgtttttctcatttgtacCGATTAAATTAGTAAATGTGACATGCTTGTGGGCGCAGTGATGacagtaatttattttaatcatttaaggcacaatctactgtcaaaaaatctttcttgttaataattttgccatgaaatacatttatgacactGAAAAAGATTCAGATTAAGCATGTTAATAATCTGTGTAAGTTTGTTCCTCATATGCATGTCTGAGGTTACATAGTTTGATAATTAATTAAGCAGAAGTAAATTATCATgtaaatacacaatatttaccattagctcgAATTTAACTTGCTGTCCAGCTGtttgttagctactggaatcacTGCTAGTCTAACCTGAGAATATCAAAGAAAACAGGCaaacttagttaaatataacCAGTTAGCTTAGCAAATTCGTGAAAATTACCTCAGCATCAAGATGCTTTTTCCAATTAGATGCCTTCATTTTATACAAGTGTTAAAGTTACACAGGATTACAAGTTACAAGTTACTTGTATTGCTAAAGATAGTAAATAGCAACAGGTAAGATAAAGCAGGACTTTAGCTGGTGTAGAGTGAATGAGGGGAGTTTCACTGAAACGCATCACTTAAAATTTCACTAGGGGACTTTCCATGGatcttttattttctaaaattccACTATGGGAATTTTAGGCAGGACTAacttggtgtgtgtgggtgtgtgtgtgtgtgtcactgcccCTGCCTCCCTCCTCTGTGAGCCAAATATCCCTTCCCCCTTCCCACATAAAGCTGCTCACAGTGAGATGGCTCTGTAGTACTTTGTAGTTCTGCACAGACTCATGATTTAATACTTAAGCTTTGTTCCTGTTAGTGGATTTAAAGAGTTTCAACATGGTTCTAGCTCTAGGTGTTACTCTGACCGTTCTCCTGCAATGCATCCTCTGCTACACACCAGGTACGTGATTTGTTTAATTCCTGGCATGATGCAAAAATTACACTTAGAAaaaagttttagttttttttttttgtgtacttttgcttattattttgttttgctcaactgaaaagaaatatgttgcaacatatatttttttaattgagagAAACGAAAAACATTACCTGCAACAAATTTGATGCAAGGttcattttttcagtgtataaaaatgagtgtattttttattatgtttctaATTCTGattgttattttcattttgattctgattctagTTCTGATTCCGATCCTTATTCCCAAGTTAATTCTgatttgaattcatttttgaTTCAGAGTCTAATTGTGATTCTGATTCATTTTGattgtgattctgattctggCTTTGATTCATTTTGATTCTGACTCTAATCCTGATTCTGAATTTTAATTCTGATCATAATTGTAAAATTTATTCTGATTCTGTTTCTGTCCAAAGTTTCCCCTCTCAAAGTGGAGCTGAGTCCAAAGAAGCCACTGTTTCGAGTAGGAGACAGACAGGAGCTCACGTGTCGAATGATTAAGTGCTCTGAGAAAATGACTTTCTCCTGGAGCAGTCTGCAGGACAAACCCCTGTATGCTGAACCCCAGACAACCTCGACTGAATCGACTCTGGTTTTCAAGAGTGTTagtaaaaatattgaaaataaaatccagTGCAAGGCAACCTGTCAGGGCATGATCAAGCAGGCCGCGGTGACAGTCCGAGTGTACTGTGAGTTTATTTAATAGTCAGTAATGCAGTTTAATAAAACCTACCCTGAGGTCCTGCTAAAGCAGAGTTACATCTAATTGcttgctttatttaattttcagcTTTTCCAAAAGTTCCAGTCATCTCTGGACATGACAGCTTGGTGTTAGGGAAGGAGAACAGCCTGACCTGTGAGGTTTCAGATGTTTATCCAGCAGAACATATGACAGTGGAATGGCTGAGGGGAGGAAAAGTGGTCCGCACACAGGAAGGAGAATATGGCATTGAATCCATTCAGTCCTACTACACTTTTACACCACAAACCAACGACGATGGAGAGTCAATAACGTGTCGAGCCACACTCAGTCTTGATGGCTTGCCACCAGAGGAGAGAACCAGAGAGATCACCGTGTCCATGGCTGTCCTTTGTAAGTTTTATAATTCCACTAtgcatttttctctgtttctgtaacagcatgcaaACATTCCCTGCTGTTTTCTGCAGCTGCAGCACACAATATGAGtacctcttttttctttctttgacaCTCTGTTAGCTGGattgtgtgttagagcaggaaaagcAGGATTTATTGGACTGGAACTGtaattgtaatgtttaaaagtgaTCCAAGTGATtatgtaataatacataatCCTAAAGATATGGTAGATACACTATAATTTTCAAACTTGTCATGCATCAAATCTGGCTACTTTTACTTTCAGGCTTCTATTTACATTATTTCTGCCCAGAAAGAGACTCTGCTTGTAGATAGTTCTATTTTTCCTTACAGCTCAGAAGGCAcaggtaattttaataaagtggtGGAGCATTCAGTTGGGGGAAAGGGAGGAGTTATTAATGTATTGCAATTTACCTCAtgggcagcagagggctctaaaaataacaaactgctcctttaagacATTACTGACATACACAAGCaaactttttataaaattttttatttctttattgaatTTAGTGCGTTAGATGCATAATGTGAAAGTATTTGAGGATCACTCATTTGGAGCTTTGTTCCTGCAGGTCCTCCTATGAACACAGTGATCTCTGTGTCCCCTAATAATCCAAAAGAAGATGAGTTTATGAACATCTCCTGTGTGAGTGACAGCAATCTCGCAAGCCGTCTGGTGCTGAGCAAAATGCTGGATGGAAAGGAGACAGAGCTAGTGTCTGGTGATGGGCCTCGAGTCTCTGTTTCTTACGACAAAGCCAACCTCAATCACTCAGGTGTCTATGTGTGCAGAACAACAAATGCCTgtgggagacagacagacaatgtCACCTTTACTGTTGGAAGTGAGTTTTAAGTTGTATGTGAATATGCTatgtgattctgattctaattCTGCTTCTAATTCttatcttcttttatttttgattcTGTTTCTAAAAAAGTCCAAGTGTACTGTGAGTTTATTAATCAGTAATTCAGTTTGTTAAAGGCTACCCTGAGGTCCCGCTAGAGCAGAGTAAAATGTAACTGCTTGCTtctgattttaattttagttattttgATTCTGATCCTGattgttattttcattttgattctGCTTGTGATTCTGATCCTCATTCTcagtttcattctgattctAATTTGGTTTCAATTCTGATTCCTATTTTGATGCTTATTCTGAGTCAGTTTGATTCTGATTGTAATTCTGTCTCTAATTATGATTCTGACTgtatttctgattctgattcattttgattctgattctaatTCTGAATGAATTCTGATTTTGATTCTGatatttattctgattttaattcttattctgattctgaatttTAATTCGGACCATAATTGTAAAATTTATCCTGATTCTGTTTCTGTCCAAAGTTTCCTCTTTCGAAGCGGAGCTGAGTCCAAAGAAGCCACTGTTTCGAGTGGGAGACAGACAGGAGCTCACGTGTCGAATGACTAAGTGCTCTGAGAAAATGACTTTCTCCTGGAGCAATCTGGAGGACAAACCCCTGTATGCTGAACCCCAGACAACCTCGACTGGATCGACTCTGGTCTTCAAGAGTGTTAGTAAAAAGAATGAAGATATGATCCAGTGCAAGGCAACCTGTCAGGGCACAAGCAAGCAGGCCACGGTGCAAGTCCGAGTGTACTGTGAGTTTATTTAATAGTCAGTAATGCAGTTTAATAAAACCTACCCTGAGGTCCCGCTAAAGCAGAGCTGCATCTAATTGCTTGCTTCATTTAATTTTCAGCTTTTCCAAAAGTTCCAGTCATCTCTGGACATGACAGCTTGGTGTTAGGGAAGGAGAACAGCCTGACCTGTGAGGTTTCAGATGTTTATCCAGCAGAAAATATGACAGTGGAATGGCTGAGGGGAGGAAAAGTGGTCCACACACAGGAAGGAGAATATGGCATTGAATCCATTCAGTCCTACTACACTTTTACACCACAAACCAATGACGATGGAGAGTCAATAACGTGTCGAGCCACACTCAGTCTTGATGGCTTGCCACCAGAGGAGAGAACCAGAGAGATCACCGTGTCCATGGCTGTCCTTTGTAAGTTTTATAATTCCACTATgcatttttcttggtgtttctgtaacagcatgcaaACATTCCCTGCTGTTTTCTGCAGCTGCAGCACACAATATgagtaccttttttttctttctatgaCACTCTGTTAGCTGGactgggtgtgttagagcaggaaaggCAGGATTTCTTGGACTGGAACTGtaattgtaatgtttaaaagtgaTCCAAGTGATtatgtaataatacataatCCTAAAGATATGGTAGATACACTATAATTTTCAATCTTGTCATGCATCAAATCTGGCTACTTTTACTTTTCAGGCTTCTATTTACATTATTTCTGCCCAGAAAAAGACTCTGCTTGTAGATAGTTCTATTTTTCCTTACAACTCAGAAGGCATaggtaattttaataaagtggtGGAGCATTCAGTTGGGGGAAAGGGAGGAGTTATTAATGTATTGCAGTTTACCTCAtgggcagcagagggctctaaacataacaaactgctcctttaagacATTACTGACATACACAAGCAaactttttataaaaattttttatttctttattgaatTTAGTGCGTTAGATGCATAATGTGAAAGTATTTGAGGATCACTCATTTGGAGCTTTGTTCCTGCAGGTCCTCCTATGAACACAGTGATCTCTGTGTCCCCTAATAATCCAAAAGAAAATGAGTTTATGAACATCTCCTGTGTGAGTGACTGCAATCACGTGAGTCGTCTGGTGCTGAGCAAAATGCTGGATGGAAAGGAGACAGAGCTAGTGTCTGGTGATGGGCCTCGAGTCTCTGTTTCTTACGACAAAGCCAACCTCAATCACTCAGGTGTCTATGTGTGCAGAACAACAAATGCCTgtgggagacagacagacaatgtCACCTTTACTGTTGGAAGTGAGTTTTAAGTTGTATGTGAATGTTCTGTGTGAGGGATCGAGGCTTAATTTTTGTCTGATTAAGTGCTTATaccttttctgaaaaaaaaaacaattcatgcACTTTGACTTTCTTAAAAGTTTGCTCTGTTATGAAACTTGCATGAGATTCCCTGATATTAAAAagggaaagggggaaaaaagagaaaaaagggaaaactaTTAGTCTTTACATCACTGAACAACTGAAAAGAATCCACTGACTTCCCGActacaaatcacaaaaacagGTCCACTTCAAGGGCACGAAACAGGTGTAGAATGAACTTAGCGCCAATTAAGGCTTTTAATTAAAAGTCTTTGTAAGTGAAAGTAATGAGATCTGCTGATATCTTTCCCCATCTATATAAAAGAGACAGTTTGTGTGTACTTCAAATTTGCACAAAAAATCTGAGATGAATTTAGTCATGCATTGTGAGCTCTGAGCTCTAATATTCAACTTCCCTGTAGAGAACAAAAGACAGACCAAATACGCATTTTAGGGATTCCTGATTATCAACATGACTAGCCACTAATGAAAAGACGAGGTTTATTCTTTTACATGCTCCAATTTGACCCTCACATTTTCCCTCTCAGCTCATCCCCTGGAGGTGTCCCTGCAGCCAGATATGAGCGTCATCCCAGTAGAGCGAGGTTCCTCTATGATGCTGTCCTGCAATAGTTCAGGCTGTCCTCATGCTCATATAACCTGGCGAAATGTGACACATCAACCACTTCTGAGCTGGAATGACACTCGGGCATTTGTATCCCAGCTAGGCCCATGGACTCTAGGTCTGGAGGATAACCGAACATTCATTTGTGAAATTAACTGTGGCTCTGTTATGAAGTCCAAGCACACAGAGCTGAAGGTTTACTGTAAGTATCATTCAAATGTtacttataataattatatatttgtgctaattttaagcatttgtttctaaaaagaagcaaaatgatctgccggTAGAATAAGAAATTTTAAAGTTTGAAATCAgtagaaatagatttaataatcttatatttggtttattgtagaGTTATAATAAgcaatactagataaatttgactatattcaagatattttcacttcctAAGATGTCTTTTTGTGCACTGTTCTAAGTAGAGCCCTTGTTATTTCTCTATCAGAGAGGGTACCAAGTAGAACTAGGGGTGGGcaatataatgaaaaatatcatatcacgatacacGAAGACGTTTTACAaaacacaatatgtatcacaatatagcTTTGCTGACCAACTACTAGCAAAACAATAGCAAAACAAACTAtgaaaaaatttatttacactgtctataaaaataaataaattcaaactgaaaaggataaaaagtcagttctaattattttaataaattctattaataaactgaaaacatacatttttacaattttaaagcttcagtacaaaattttagtgtcaaatcagctgcttctacTAAGAGTTCATAAATGTTATTcttaaaagaaatgttaaaaaatatcacaatacaaTACGGTATATCTCAAAAAAGTGTATTATGACATAATGATAATCAATATCATGATACtataaaaaatactaaaaaccGTTAACTCTCCAAAAACCCTGAGAACCCCATACATTTTTTAAGGAATATCAGTGAGTGtttgatttgctttttttttggctgttatCAATAACGGACAGTACATAATGATATTTAACGGGAATGGAACAGAGGAATGGCATGTTTATGGGGGTGGTTTTGGTTTTTGGAGTGCTTCAAAGCACCTTAAATTATACCCTGGTAATAGATAACTCAATACCAAGCCAAGCATTATACTGAGTGCTGTGTAATCCCTGACTCAGCCAGTAAAGTGCCAGATAAATTCCGAAAGCAGTTTATGCCAGCTCTGATAAGAAGCAGCCACTGATTCAGTGATTAGGGAGGATGAGGAGGACCAAGCATGATATAGTATCTCCAAGCTTATTAAAATGAGCATATCTTTGAGCTTTGCTACCTGGAAGCATTTTCAACACTGATGTCATTTCAGATTCCCCCAAAATGTTCTTTCTCAGATACTGTCAGGAAGCCATACTTCATTGTGAAATAAcgaattacattttaaaagtatGATAATGAGACATGACTTTTGTAGGCCATGTTTCAATCCCAAAGCCTtaataatgtttcttttttctacatCAGCCTTTCCTTCAGATCCTACCATCGAAAGTTCTGGACCTTTTCTGGAAGGTAAAGTGACCAACCTGACCTGTACAGTTCATGAGGTCTTCCCTGTCGACTGTTTTCATATACAGTGGCTGGATGGAGAGCTTGAGCTACACTCAGTGCGTGGGaatttttcagacaaactgcAGAACCTTAGCTTGACTATCCCCTTCAAACCTAAGGACAGTGACCAAAATAAGACATTTACCTGCAAGGTATCATTGGAGATGGAGGGTGTATCAACACAGAAGATAGCATCTACCACACTGACAGTGCATTGTGAGTGAAAATGGATGTTTGGGGGACGTTGGAGATATTATCTCCAATAAATAGATCTTATTTCTAAAGCAAATATAAGAAGGTGCTTGATGCCAATGCATTTGAATTTTATCACTTGTCATTAGTCAAGCTTGACAGTATTGTTTTGGTTTTACAGATTCACCCAAGCATACCACCATTGATGTGAGACCCAAGAAGAAACTGAATGAAGGGGAGACTGTGACTATCTCCTGCCAGACCGACAGTGCTCCAGAGGGACATGTGACTTTAAGCAGGGTGCAGAATGGAGAAGAGACTAAATTGGTTTCCAGTAATGGGACCCAAACCTCTTTTAGCATCTCCTTTACTAATGTGTCACACTCTGGCACCTATGTGTGTGAGGCCGTTAACAAATATGGCCATCAGAGAAAGAGTGTCCAAATTACTGTGCAAGGTAAGAATGATGTCTCCCTTCAACCATCATCCTGACCTTTGGAAATCAGTGTTGTAGTGCTACTTAGAGACTATTTAGGTAGTCACGCAATAGAGGACACTTTGGTTTGTTTCTGACTCTAACCAAGACTGTTTAACACTAAGTATTCTTGTACCCGACTTGAGCAACCCCCTGAACCATGTTGGAAATATCCTACACCAGAGTTCCACAATTTTGGCCTAGGAGTGCCAGAGTCCAGCACAGTTTGATATCCCACCAGGTAAACCTGGTAATTATCTGGTGAGCTGAATTAGGTATCTTTGAGAAGGATGATCACCAAACTATACTGGACACTGGTTTTCCAGGACTGTAACCGTTGGGAAGCTTTGGGAAACCTTGTTCAATACAGGTGGGATGGTGGCACTGCTGCCTTATATTCCATAGTCCCCAGTTtgttcctgagctcagattaccATCTGAGGTCTggctgggtttcctctgggttctatcaattcctcccacctcccaataTCATGCTAAATGGATTGGCAgctctaaattgcctctaggtgtgaatgtttgCTTGTGTTCCACTCAGGGTGTATTCCGACATTGGGATCAAGGATCAAGTGGTTACTGACAATGAtctgtttcatgttttataaCAAAATGAATGTCATGTTAGCATTAAACCATTCTGACCtgcttttgtcattttgttctcttttttccccaacaaCAGCACCTCCAAAGAATATCAATGTGACGGTATACCCATCAAAGGAGGTACAAGAGGGCGAAACCGTCAAAATCTGCTGCCAGTTGGTGAGCTTCCCACCATCTGACATCACCTTAAGGAAACTGGACAATGGAAATGCAATCTACTCTTCTAATGGTATCTTCCTGCTGGTCAACCTCACTTCTAATGACTCAGGCCTATACCAGGTCAATGCTACCAATGCCCTGGGTTCTGAGACTGAGATTTTCACAATTATTGTAATGAGTAAGAGGAAAGATGGTGGGAATATATTCTCA encodes:
- the vcam1b gene encoding vascular cell adhesion protein 1 isoform X2, which codes for MVLALGVTLTVLLQCILCYTPVSPLKVELSPKKPLFRVGDRQELTCRMIKCSEKMTFSWSSLQDKPLYAEPQTTSTESTLVFKSVSKNIENKIQCKATCQGMIKQAAVTVRVYSFPKVPVISGHDSLVLGKENSLTCEVSDVYPAEHMTVEWLRGGKVVRTQEGEYGIESIQSYYTFTPQTNDDGESITCRATLSLDGLPPEERTREITVSMAVLSFPKVPVISGHDSLVLGKENSLTCEVSDVYPAENMTVEWLRGGKVVHTQEGEYGIESIQSYYTFTPQTNDDGESITCRATLSLDGLPPEERTREITVSMAVLCPPMNTVISVSPNNPKENEFMNISCVSDCNHVSRLVLSKMLDGKETELVSGDGPRVSVSYDKANLNHSGVYVCRTTNACGRQTDNVTFTVGTHPLEVSLQPDMSVIPVERGSSMMLSCNSSGCPHAHITWRNVTHQPLLSWNDTRAFVSQLGPWTLGLEDNRTFICEINCGSVMKSKHTELKVYSFPSDPTIESSGPFLEGKVTNLTCTVHEVFPVDCFHIQWLDGELELHSVRGNFSDKLQNLSLTIPFKPKDSDQNKTFTCKVSLEMEGVSTQKIASTTLTVHYSPKHTTIDVRPKKKLNEGETVTISCQTDSAPEGHVTLSRVQNGEETKLVSSNGTQTSFSISFTNVSHSGTYVCEAVNKYGHQRKSVQITVQAPPKNINVTVYPSKEVQEGETVKICCQLVSFPPSDITLRKLDNGNAIYSSNGIFLLVNLTSNDSGLYQVNATNALGSETEIFTIIVMSKRKDGGNIFSDLLRRLNSIDFIIPVIGLGILATVASSLECIRRAKRKGFYELTEGIPETV
- the vcam1b gene encoding vascular cell adhesion protein 1 isoform X1, whose translation is MVLALGVTLTVLLQCILCYTPVSPLKVELSPKKPLFRVGDRQELTCRMIKCSEKMTFSWSSLQDKPLYAEPQTTSTESTLVFKSVSKNIENKIQCKATCQGMIKQAAVTVRVYSFPKVPVISGHDSLVLGKENSLTCEVSDVYPAEHMTVEWLRGGKVVRTQEGEYGIESIQSYYTFTPQTNDDGESITCRATLSLDGLPPEERTREITVSMAVLCPPMNTVISVSPNNPKEDEFMNISCVSDSNLASRLVLSKMLDGKETELVSGDGPRVSVSYDKANLNHSGVYVCRTTNACGRQTDNVTFTVGISSFEAELSPKKPLFRVGDRQELTCRMTKCSEKMTFSWSNLEDKPLYAEPQTTSTGSTLVFKSVSKKNEDMIQCKATCQGTSKQATVQVRVYSFPKVPVISGHDSLVLGKENSLTCEVSDVYPAENMTVEWLRGGKVVHTQEGEYGIESIQSYYTFTPQTNDDGESITCRATLSLDGLPPEERTREITVSMAVLCPPMNTVISVSPNNPKENEFMNISCVSDCNHVSRLVLSKMLDGKETELVSGDGPRVSVSYDKANLNHSGVYVCRTTNACGRQTDNVTFTVGTHPLEVSLQPDMSVIPVERGSSMMLSCNSSGCPHAHITWRNVTHQPLLSWNDTRAFVSQLGPWTLGLEDNRTFICEINCGSVMKSKHTELKVYSFPSDPTIESSGPFLEGKVTNLTCTVHEVFPVDCFHIQWLDGELELHSVRGNFSDKLQNLSLTIPFKPKDSDQNKTFTCKVSLEMEGVSTQKIASTTLTVHYSPKHTTIDVRPKKKLNEGETVTISCQTDSAPEGHVTLSRVQNGEETKLVSSNGTQTSFSISFTNVSHSGTYVCEAVNKYGHQRKSVQITVQAPPKNINVTVYPSKEVQEGETVKICCQLVSFPPSDITLRKLDNGNAIYSSNGIFLLVNLTSNDSGLYQVNATNALGSETEIFTIIVMSKRKDGGNIFSDLLRRLNSIDFIIPVIGLGILATVASSLECIRRAKRKGFYELTEGIPETV